The Pseudophaeobacter arcticus DSM 23566 genome includes a region encoding these proteins:
- a CDS encoding nucleotide exchange factor GrpE — MAEPRNDDFLDDIANVEAEELAAEMAEMDDAAIELDELRAERDEYKDRFMRALADAENSRKRGDKARREAEQYGGSKLSRDMLPVFDNLKRAVESATDEQKEVSAALIEGVELTMRALVGVFEKHGVRVVSPQVGDRFDPQLHEAMFEAPVPGTKAGDIIQVSAEGFMLHDRLLRPAQVGVSSTPA, encoded by the coding sequence ATGGCAGAGCCCAGAAACGACGATTTTTTGGACGATATCGCAAATGTCGAAGCTGAAGAGCTGGCGGCGGAAATGGCTGAAATGGACGATGCTGCGATTGAGTTGGATGAGCTGAGGGCAGAGCGCGACGAGTATAAAGACCGGTTTATGCGCGCACTGGCGGATGCCGAAAACTCTCGCAAACGCGGTGACAAGGCACGTCGCGAGGCCGAACAATATGGCGGTTCAAAACTGTCGCGTGACATGCTGCCGGTGTTTGACAACCTGAAGCGCGCGGTTGAATCGGCCACGGATGAGCAGAAGGAAGTTTCTGCAGCGCTTATCGAGGGTGTTGAGCTGACCATGCGCGCGCTTGTTGGTGTGTTTGAAAAACATGGGGTGCGGGTTGTGTCACCGCAGGTTGGCGATCGTTTTGATCCGCAGCTCCATGAGGCGATGTTTGAAGCTCCGGTGCCTGGCACCAAGGCCGGCGATATCATTCAGGTCTCGGCTGAGGGCTTTATGCTGCATGACCGGCTGTTACGGCCGGCCCAGGTTGGTGTGTCCTCCACCCCGGCCTGA
- the rph gene encoding ribonuclease PH: MRPSKRDLNEMRPVSIETGFTKHAEGSCLIKMGDTHVLCTASLEPRVPPFIKGSGLGWVTAEYGMLPRATNTRMRREAAAGKQGGRTVEIQRLIGRALRAGVDRVALGERQITIDCDVLQADGGTRCAAITGGWVALRLAVNKLMKAGDVKIDPLMDPVSAISCGIYAGQPVLDLDYPEDSEAGVDGNFIMTGSGKLIEVQMSAEGSIFSRDQMNQLMDLAEKGTAELAALQKAACA; encoded by the coding sequence ATGCGCCCCTCCAAGAGAGATCTAAATGAAATGCGCCCCGTCTCGATCGAGACCGGTTTCACCAAACATGCCGAAGGCTCCTGCCTGATCAAGATGGGTGACACCCATGTGCTGTGCACCGCCAGCCTGGAACCCCGGGTGCCGCCCTTTATCAAAGGCTCTGGATTGGGCTGGGTCACTGCAGAATACGGTATGTTGCCCCGCGCCACCAATACCCGCATGCGTCGCGAAGCCGCCGCCGGCAAACAGGGTGGCCGCACTGTTGAAATCCAGCGCCTGATTGGCCGTGCCCTGCGCGCCGGCGTTGACCGCGTTGCCCTGGGTGAGCGTCAGATCACCATCGACTGCGACGTCCTGCAGGCCGACGGTGGCACCCGTTGCGCCGCAATCACCGGCGGCTGGGTGGCCCTGCGTCTGGCTGTGAATAAGCTGATGAAAGCCGGCGACGTGAAAATTGACCCGCTGATGGATCCGGTCTCGGCAATTTCCTGTGGCATCTATGCCGGCCAGCCAGTGCTTGACCTGGATTACCCAGAAGATTCCGAAGCAGGCGTTGACGGCAACTTTATCATGACCGGTTCTGGCAAACTGATCGAAGTTCAGATGTCGGCAGAGGGGTCAATCTTTTCGCGCGATCAGATGAACCAGCTGATGGATCTGGCCGAAAAGGGCACCGCCGAGCTGGCGGCACTACAAAAGGCAGCCTGCGCATGA
- the hemW gene encoding radical SAM family heme chaperone HemW, which yields MDDWRQGGFGLYVHWPFCQAKCPYCDFNSHVTANIDQKLWVRAYLSELKRVSHRVDDRVLNSIFFGGGTPSLMMPETVAAVIEGAREIWPFANDIEITLEANPGSVEAGRFAGYRDAGVNRVSMGIQALNDADLRRLGRIHSVAEARAAFDIARNCFDRVSFDLIYARQGQDLTHWKSELSEALNMAIDHLSLYQLTIEEGTAFGDRYARGKLRNLPTDDTAADMYQATQEICAAHGMPAYEISNHARPGEESRHNQIYWRYGDYLGIGPGAHGRVTLNGQRYATETHRAPGAWLKAVADGSGESLCQALPREDTAIEYMMMSMRLAEGMNIPRYAALSGQDLPQDRVDDLVNLGMVTISDQVIRATDQGRAVLNAVLRELLVD from the coding sequence GTGGATGATTGGCGGCAGGGGGGCTTTGGCCTATATGTGCATTGGCCCTTTTGTCAGGCCAAATGCCCCTATTGCGACTTCAACAGTCACGTCACCGCAAATATAGACCAGAAACTATGGGTTAGAGCCTATCTTAGTGAACTCAAAAGAGTCTCACACAGGGTCGATGACAGGGTTTTGAACTCGATCTTCTTTGGCGGTGGTACCCCCTCGCTGATGATGCCCGAAACCGTTGCAGCCGTGATCGAGGGCGCACGTGAAATATGGCCCTTTGCCAATGACATCGAGATCACTCTTGAAGCAAATCCCGGCTCGGTAGAGGCCGGTCGTTTTGCCGGATACCGCGACGCCGGAGTCAACCGCGTCTCGATGGGCATTCAAGCCCTTAATGACGCAGACCTACGCCGTCTCGGCCGCATTCATTCCGTAGCCGAGGCCCGCGCCGCATTTGACATTGCCCGCAACTGTTTTGACCGCGTCAGTTTTGATCTGATCTATGCGCGTCAGGGACAGGACCTGACCCATTGGAAGAGCGAACTTTCCGAAGCCCTGAACATGGCGATTGACCATCTGTCGCTTTACCAGCTCACCATCGAGGAAGGCACCGCATTTGGCGACCGCTACGCCCGGGGCAAGCTGCGCAACCTGCCCACAGACGACACAGCCGCAGATATGTATCAAGCCACGCAAGAGATCTGCGCGGCCCATGGCATGCCCGCCTATGAGATCTCCAACCATGCCCGCCCCGGCGAGGAATCTCGCCACAACCAGATCTATTGGCGCTATGGGGACTACCTTGGCATTGGTCCGGGGGCCCATGGCCGTGTGACGCTCAACGGCCAGCGCTACGCCACCGAAACCCATCGCGCCCCAGGTGCCTGGCTTAAAGCCGTGGCAGATGGCTCTGGCGAAAGCCTATGCCAGGCCCTACCCCGTGAAGACACCGCAATCGAATACATGATGATGTCGATGCGTCTGGCAGAGGGAATGAATATCCCGCGCTATGCCGCGCTCTCGGGACAGGATCTGCCACAGGATCGAGTTGATGACCTTGTTAATCTTGGCATGGTGACTATCTCGGATCAGGTTATCCGCGCCACAGATCAGGGCCGAGCAGTGCTCAACGCGGTGCTGCGCGAACTATTGGTTGATTGA
- the hrcA gene encoding heat-inducible transcriptional repressor HrcA gives MTNAKEILSDMNDRSREVFRTVVESYLESGEPVGSRTLTRSLNEKVSAATVRNVMQDLEFLGLLDSPHVSAGRIPTQRGLRMFVDGLLEVEDLRAHDRERIDATLGKNAGDVGGMLDRVGAALSGVTQGASLVLTPKQESEIRHIEFVSLAQERALVVLVFSDGHVENRLFTPPPGQTPSSMREAANFLNALIEGRTLSGVRRDMQKEIDARRQEIDVLAQDMIESGLAAWEEDDSEKARLIVRGRANLLGEGGGVPEELDLIRSLFDDLERKQDIAEFLELTEEGEGVRIFIGSENKLFSLSGSSLVVSPYMNSDRKIIGAVGVIGPTRLNYGRIVPIVDYTAQLVGKLLSDRS, from the coding sequence ATGACAAACGCCAAAGAAATTCTCAGTGACATGAATGACCGCTCCCGCGAGGTGTTCCGGACGGTTGTTGAAAGCTATCTTGAAAGTGGCGAACCGGTGGGCAGCCGGACCCTGACGCGATCCCTGAATGAGAAAGTCAGCGCCGCGACGGTGCGCAATGTGATGCAGGATCTCGAATTCCTCGGTCTGTTGGACAGCCCTCATGTCAGTGCCGGCCGTATCCCCACGCAGCGTGGCTTGCGGATGTTTGTCGATGGATTGCTGGAGGTCGAGGACCTGAGGGCCCATGACCGGGAAAGGATTGATGCCACTCTTGGCAAAAACGCTGGAGATGTTGGTGGTATGCTGGACCGGGTAGGTGCTGCCCTGTCTGGGGTGACCCAGGGCGCTTCGCTGGTGTTGACGCCCAAACAGGAAAGCGAAATCCGCCATATCGAATTTGTGTCGCTGGCACAGGAGCGGGCGCTGGTGGTTTTGGTGTTTTCCGACGGCCATGTGGAAAACCGCCTGTTTACCCCGCCACCGGGCCAGACCCCAAGTTCGATGCGCGAGGCGGCTAATTTCCTCAATGCGCTGATTGAGGGACGCACTTTGAGCGGGGTGCGACGCGACATGCAAAAAGAGATTGATGCCCGCCGGCAGGAGATTGACGTCCTGGCGCAGGACATGATCGAAAGCGGGCTGGCTGCCTGGGAGGAAGACGATAGCGAAAAGGCGCGCCTGATTGTGCGGGGGCGGGCGAATCTCTTGGGGGAGGGCGGTGGTGTGCCAGAGGAGCTTGACCTTATTCGCAGCCTGTTTGACGACCTGGAGCGCAAGCAAGATATTGCTGAATTTCTTGAACTGACCGAAGAGGGCGAGGGTGTGCGCATTTTTATCGGCTCAGAGAACAAACTTTTCTCACTTTCGGGTTCCTCTTTGGTGGTCTCTCCCTATATGAACTCTGATCGAAAGATCATTGGCGCGGTTGGGGTGATTGGCCCGACTCGCCTGAATTACGGACGGATTGTGCCGATTGTGGATTACACGGCGCAACTGGTTGGGAAATTGCTTTCTGACCGGAGCTAG
- the rdgB gene encoding RdgB/HAM1 family non-canonical purine NTP pyrophosphatase produces MRRKFEGDQILVATHNKGKLQEITEILAPFGVKVVGAAEMNLPEPEETEDTFVGNARIKAHAAAQATGLPALSDDSGITIDALDGAPGVYTADWAETGNGRDFMMAMTRANDEITAKGPDAPRSAQFRCTLVLAWPDGHDEVFEGVMTGDLVWPIRGEGGFGYDPMFMPTGYDVTCAQMDKDEKNQISHRGRAVSAFIKGCFSG; encoded by the coding sequence ATGAGACGCAAATTTGAAGGCGACCAGATCCTGGTCGCCACTCACAACAAGGGCAAGCTGCAGGAGATCACCGAGATCCTTGCGCCCTTTGGCGTCAAGGTTGTCGGCGCGGCAGAGATGAACCTGCCGGAACCGGAAGAAACCGAAGATACTTTTGTTGGCAATGCCCGCATCAAGGCCCATGCAGCAGCGCAGGCCACCGGCCTCCCTGCCCTGTCGGATGACAGCGGTATCACCATTGATGCGCTGGATGGCGCCCCTGGTGTCTATACCGCCGATTGGGCCGAGACCGGCAATGGGCGTGATTTTATGATGGCAATGACCCGCGCCAATGATGAAATCACCGCAAAGGGTCCAGATGCCCCGCGCAGCGCCCAGTTCCGTTGTACCCTGGTACTGGCCTGGCCCGACGGACATGACGAAGTATTCGAAGGCGTCATGACGGGTGATCTGGTCTGGCCCATTCGCGGCGAGGGCGGGTTTGGCTATGATCCGATGTTCATGCCCACAGGCTATGACGTGACCTGCGCCCAGATGGACAAGGATGAAAAAAATCAGATCAGCCATCGCGGCCGCGCAGTCAGCGCCTTTATCAAGGGCTGCTTTAGTGGATGA